The genomic interval GGTGTCGACCGCGCGCCGCTGACCCGCTCGGGCGCTGTGCGCGCGGCCCTGGGCAGGTCCACCCGGCTCTTCGCGGAGAGCCAGGCCTGACCCGGCGGGGGCCGCGCTACGACAGCGCCTCGGCGGGGTGCGTCCCGCTACACGTCGAGCTGGTCGGCGACCGCCCTCAGCAGGCCCGCGATCTTCGCGCCGGAGGCCTTGTCGGGGTAGCGGCCCCGCTCCAGCTGCGGCGTGATGTTCTCCAGGACCGTCGTCAGGTCCTGCACGATCGACGCCAGCTCGTCCGGCTTGCGGCGCTGCGCGGCCGCGACGGACGGGGTGGGGTCGAGGACCACCACGGAAAGGGCCTGGTCGCCGCGCTGGCCCGCGACCACGCCGAACTCCACGCGCTGGCCGGGCTTGAGGGCGTCGACTCCGGCAGGGAGAACCGACGAGTGGACGAAGACGTCGCCGCCGTCGTCGCGGGAGAGAAAGCCGAAGCCCTTCTCGCTGTTGAACCACTTGACCTTGCCGGTGGGCACGTCTGTCCTCGTCCTCGTACTCGTCGGTGTGCGGAAGAGCCGGTCCCCAGGGAAAACGGCTCCGGATAGCAGTGCAGCGGGTCACCGTGACCCGCCCGGTCCCAGGCTAATGGGCCCCCGGCCGGTGACAAGACGTCGCCGGAGAGTTCCTCCGGGCTGGGAACTACCCTGGTCGCGTGAGTACTACTCCTTCAGGCGCAGGTGACCGGCTCGTTCGGGTCGGCGCGATCGTCTTCTTCCTCGGCGCACTGGCCACTCTGGTCACCGTGGCCCCCTTGTTCCTGGGCACGGACCCGTTCCCTCCGGTCGCGTACGCGGTCTGCATGCTGATGGGCGTCGGGTTCCTGATCGCCGGGGCGGGCGTCGTGCGCTCGGCCTGGTCCAACTCCCCGAAACGGGCCGCGAACCGCGCCTGACGCCCCTCCGGGTCACGCCACCCGGGCCGCCTCGAAGCGCGTCACGCCACCCGGGTCGCCTCGAAGTGGGCCAGCCAGGCCGGGAAGCCCGTCAGGTCCTCCAACACCACGTCCGCGCCCGCCGTCCGCAGCTCCGCCGCGTCGCACGGGCCCGTCGTCACCGCGACCGACAGCGCTCCGGCCGCCCGGGCCCCCCGTACGTCGCCGGTGTGGTCGCCGACGTACACCTGCGCGCCGTGCTCGCGCAGCGCCTCGCCCTTGGCCTCCGCCCACAGCCAGCCGGCCACCGTGTCCGGCTCGATGCCGAGGTGGGCCAGGTGCAGCTTCGCGTGCGTCGCGAACTTCGCCGTGACGACGATCGCCCGGCCGCCGAGCGCCTGAACCGCCGCCACCGACTCCCGCGCCCCGGCGAGGGCCGTGCTCGGGGCTATCGCGTGGTCGGGGTAGAGCTCCCGGTAGCGGTCGGCCGCGGCGGACACCCCGTCGGCCGGAAACCAGTGCGCCAGCTCCGTCTCCAGCGGCGGGCCGAGGCGGTTCACCACCAGGTCGACGTCGATCTCCACCCCCGTCTCCGCGGACAGGACCCGGAAGGCGGCGGCGATACCGGGCCGGGAGTCGACGAGCGTCATGTCGAGGTCGAAGCCGACCGTCAGAGGGCGTCGGGGAGAGAGCTCAGGGGAGTGCTCGAGCGGGTGCTGGGGAGTGTTCTGATCCGAGGAAGCCATGCCTGCCATTGTGCCGACCGGCCGGGGGCGGTCCCGAAGCCCCCGTCGGCCGCGAAATCCAGCCGCTTAGACTGAGACGCGCACTTAGCCAAGCCTTACCGTCCTGGCCCGCGCCCCAGCGTTCCCTCACCTCCCGTCACGTCCGCGTCCGTCCCGATTGGGTGAAATGTCAGCGTCAGCGCCCGTGCGGACCGCCGCGCCACCCCGTACACCCCGCCTCTCCCGACGCGCCGCCTCGACCGCCGGGGCCGTGCTCGCCCTGCTGCTGGCGGTCCTGCTGAGCCTCGCCGTCGGGGCGCGTTCCATTCCTCCGGGCGAGGTGTTCGACGTCCTGCTGCACGGCGGGCACTCCGACGCCGCCGAGGTGATCCGCACGATGCGGGTGCCGCGCACGCTCATCGGGCTGATGGTCGGCGCGGCGCTGGCCCTCGCGGGCACGGTGCTCCAGGGGATCACCCGTAACCCCATCGCCGACCCCGGCATCCTCGGCATCAGCCAGGGCGCCTCGGTGGCGGTGGTGATGGCCATCGCGTTCGCGGGGGTCCACACGCTCACCGGGTACGTGTGGTTCGCCTTCGCGGGCGCGGCGATCGCCTCGGTCGCCGTGTATGCCATCGCCTCCAGCGGGCGCGGCGGCGCGACCCCGGTGAAGCTCGCGCTCGGCGGTGCGGCGATCAACGCGCTGCTGGTGTCGGTGACGGTGGGGATCCTCACGACGAACGCCGCAGCGCTGGACGAGTTCCGCTTCTGGCAGGTCGGCTCGATCGCGGGGCGGGAGGCGGACGTCGTCCAGCAGGTGTGGCCGTTCCTCCTCCTCGGGGCGGTCCTCGTGCTCTCCGTCGCCCGCGGCCTGGACGCGCTCGCGCTCGGCGAGGACGTGGCGAAGGGGCTCGGGCAGAACGTCGCCGCGGTCCGGATCGTCGGCGGACTCGGGGCGACCGTGCTGACCGGGGTCGGGGTCGCCGCCGCCGGGCCGATCGCCTTCATCGGTCTCGCCGTCCCGCACATCGCTCGCGCGGTCGTCGGCAACGACCACCGCTGGGTGCTGCCCATGGCGGCGCTGATCGGGCCCGTGATGCTGCTGGTCTCGGACGTCGTCGGCCGGATCGTGTTCCCGCCGAGCGAGGTCCCGGCGGGCGTGATGACGGCCCTGATCGGGGTGCCGTTCCTGGTCGCCCTCGTACGCCGGAAGGCGGTGCCCGCATGAGCGAGACCTCAACGGCCGTGACCGCGCCCGTGAAGGCCGTACGGGTCCGGCCCGCCGGCTACTCCGTCGTGAAGGCCGGTCCGCGCGGCCGGTTCCTGCTGCACCGGCGGGCCTCCGTCGTCGCGGCCGCCCTCGTCGTGCTGCTGGCCGCCGTCTGCGTCGTCTACCTCTGCGTCGGCGAGAGCTTCGTCGCACCCGGCGAGGTCGTGAAGGTGATCCTCGGGCAGCCGTCGTCGGCCGAGCTGGTCGTGGGCACGCTGCGGCTGCCGCGCATGGTCGTCGGGCTGCTGGTGGGCGCCGCGTTCGGGATCGCCGGGGCGCTGATCCAGACGGTGGCCCGCAACCCGCTGGCCAGCCCCGACATCATCGGCATCAGCCAGGGCGCGAGCGCGCTCACGGTCGGTGCGATGACCTTCGGCATCACCTCGTACACCGTCCTGCCCTACCTCTCCGTCGTCGGCGGCATCGCGGCGGCGGCCCTCGTGTACGTCTTCGCGTGGCGCGGGGGCCTGCACGCCACCCGCTTCGTCCTCATCGGCATCGGCTTCGCCATCGCGCTGCGGTCGGTGACCCAGCTGTTCCTGACCAAGGGCGACTACCTGGTCGCCCAGCAGGCGCAGATCTGGATGACCGGTTCGCTGAACGGGCGCGGCTGGTCGGAGGCCACCTCGATCGGCTGGACGCTGCTGATCCTGCTGCCCGCCATCGCCTGGGCGGCCCGCGCGCAGCGCACCGTCGCGATGGACGACGACACCGCCATCGCGCTGGGCGTGCGCCTGGGGCGCGTACGGCTCGGACTCGTCGCGCTCGGTGTGGTCCTGGCGTCCGTGGCGACGGGCACGGCGGGCCCGGTGGACTTCGTGGCGCTGCTCGCCCCGCAGGTCGCCCGCCGGCTGACCCGGACCGCGCAGATCCCGCTGCTGTCCTCGGCCCTGCTGGGCGCGGTGATCGTCGTCCTCGGCGACCTGCTC from Streptomyces sp. CA-278952 carries:
- a CDS encoding FecCD family ABC transporter permease, whose translation is MSASAPVRTAAPPRTPRLSRRAASTAGAVLALLLAVLLSLAVGARSIPPGEVFDVLLHGGHSDAAEVIRTMRVPRTLIGLMVGAALALAGTVLQGITRNPIADPGILGISQGASVAVVMAIAFAGVHTLTGYVWFAFAGAAIASVAVYAIASSGRGGATPVKLALGGAAINALLVSVTVGILTTNAAALDEFRFWQVGSIAGREADVVQQVWPFLLLGAVLVLSVARGLDALALGEDVAKGLGQNVAAVRIVGGLGATVLTGVGVAAAGPIAFIGLAVPHIARAVVGNDHRWVLPMAALIGPVMLLVSDVVGRIVFPPSEVPAGVMTALIGVPFLVALVRRKAVPA
- a CDS encoding HAD family hydrolase, with translation MASSDQNTPQHPLEHSPELSPRRPLTVGFDLDMTLVDSRPGIAAAFRVLSAETGVEIDVDLVVNRLGPPLETELAHWFPADGVSAAADRYRELYPDHAIAPSTALAGARESVAAVQALGGRAIVVTAKFATHAKLHLAHLGIEPDTVAGWLWAEAKGEALREHGAQVYVGDHTGDVRGARAAGALSVAVTTGPCDAAELRTAGADVVLEDLTGFPAWLAHFEATRVA
- a CDS encoding FecCD family ABC transporter permease, giving the protein MSETSTAVTAPVKAVRVRPAGYSVVKAGPRGRFLLHRRASVVAAALVVLLAAVCVVYLCVGESFVAPGEVVKVILGQPSSAELVVGTLRLPRMVVGLLVGAAFGIAGALIQTVARNPLASPDIIGISQGASALTVGAMTFGITSYTVLPYLSVVGGIAAAALVYVFAWRGGLHATRFVLIGIGFAIALRSVTQLFLTKGDYLVAQQAQIWMTGSLNGRGWSEATSIGWTLLILLPAIAWAARAQRTVAMDDDTAIALGVRLGRVRLGLVALGVVLASVATGTAGPVDFVALLAPQVARRLTRTAQIPLLSSALLGAVIVVLGDLLARRLFSPTELPVGVLTAAVGAPYLIWLIIRGHRGRSGGTA
- a CDS encoding cold-shock protein; the encoded protein is MPTGKVKWFNSEKGFGFLSRDDGGDVFVHSSVLPAGVDALKPGQRVEFGVVAGQRGDQALSVVVLDPTPSVAAAQRRKPDELASIVQDLTTVLENITPQLERGRYPDKASGAKIAGLLRAVADQLDV